The following proteins come from a genomic window of Lolium rigidum isolate FL_2022 chromosome 5, APGP_CSIRO_Lrig_0.1, whole genome shotgun sequence:
- the LOC124652155 gene encoding 11S globulin seed storage protein 2-like gives MSAKAGKTLVESDAGSYVAWSGADQPELAVEGLGCGLLVLKPLGLAMPHYADSHKFGYVLRGSGVVGVLPVGGGAAERVVRLEAGDVIAVRTGDVSWWYNDDANSAGADLSIVFIGDTARAVSPGDISYFFLAGGNSVLRGLDAAAWAPGVTAEQAAAAFRSQPAVLLTRLSERLPGVCPREHDRKGLVTNAGHVAAGTVKTLTAAELGDLGISAALGRLEAGAARAPWVVREGAAQAVYVARGSARVQVSSNAGGETLLLDVDVPAGSVFVVPRFAVAFVAAGADGVEWVSLIKSPRPAVEQLTGEGSVLGGVAAEVVQASLNVAAELVELLGGGRRAAPSN, from the exons ATGTCTGCGAAGGCCGGCAAGACCCTGGTCGAGTCGGACGCGGGGTCATACGTGGCGTGGTCCGGCGCTGATCAGCCGGAGCTCGCCGTGGAGGGGCTCGGTTGCGGCCTGCTCGTGCTCAAGCCCCTCGGCCTCGCGATGCCGCACTATGCCGACTCCCACAAGTTCGGCTACGTCCTCCGAGGCAGCGGGGTGGTCGGGGTCCTCCCGGTGGGGGGTGGCGCCGCGGAGAGGGTCGTCCGGCTCGAGGCAGGCGACGTCATCGCGGTGCGCACGGGGGACGTCTCGTGGTGGTACAACGACGACGCGAACAGCGCCGGCGCCGACCTGTCCATCGTGTTCATTGGCGACACGGCACGCGCCGTCAGCCCGGGGGACATCTCGTACTTCTTCCTCGCCGGCGGCAACAGCGTCCTGCGCGGCCTCGACGCCGCGGCGTGGGCGCCGGGCGTGACGGCTGAGCAGGCCGCCGCCGCGTTCCGGAGCCAGCCGGCCGTTCTCCTCACGAGGCTGAGCGAGAGGCTGCCCGGCGTGTGCCCGCGCGAGCACGACAGGAAAGGGCTCGTAACCAACGCCGGCCACGTCGCCGCCGGGACCGTGAAGACGCTCACCGCGGCGGAGTTGGGTGATCTCGGGATCAGCGCGGCGCTCGGGAGGCTCGAGGCCGGTGCTGCACGCGCGCCGTGGGTGGTCCGGGAGGGCGCGGCGCAGGCGGTGTACGTGGCACGGGGGAGCGCGCGCGTCCAGGTGTCGTCCAACGCGGGCGGCGAGACGCTGCTGCTGGACGTGGATGTCCCCGCGGGCAGCGTGTTCGTGGTGCCGCGGTTCGCCGTCGCgttcgtcgccgccggcgccgacggCGTGGAGTGGGTGTCGCTGATCAAGAGCCCCAG GCCGGCGGTGGAGCAGCTGACCGGGGAGGGCTCGGTGCTCGGCGGCGTCGCGGCGGAGGTTGTACAGGCCTCGCTAAACGTGGCGGCGGAGCTGGTGGAGCTGCTCGGAGGAGGCCGCCGTGCCGCACCGTCGAACTGA